Genomic segment of Enterobacteriaceae endosymbiont of Neohaemonia nigricornis:
TGGATTTTGGAATACAGGACTTAATAATGTATTATCAATAATACTAATTGCACCTATTTTATTTATTTCAGAACAATAAAAAGGTAAATCAACAACATTTAATAATGGATTACTTGGACTTTCTATAAAAACTATCTGAGGTTTTTTTAATAAAGCAGAAAGAAATGTTTTTTTACAAAACATATTAATAAAATGAACATTATATATATTTTTTTCTAATAAACTTTTAAATAATCTATAACTACCCCCATAACAATCATTAGGACAAATAATCAAATCTCCTGGTTTTAATAATGTAATAATTGCTAAATATATAGCAGACATTCCACTATTTGTGACAATTGCTCCAATACCATTTTCTAATGATGCAATAGTATTTTGTATAATATCTCTTGTAGGATTTTTTTTTCTAGAATAATCATATTTTCTAGATTTTTTATAATCTTTAAAACTATAATTACTAGATATATAAATAGGAGGTATTACACATCCATATTGTTTATCTATATTTAAACCATTATGTACTACTACAGTTTTTTTTTTATAATTAATCATATTTAATATATTAATAATTTTATATTAAAATATATATAAATATATACTAAATTAAAAATTAATTCTAATAATATTAGATTTTATTATATGAAATTTATTTATTACATAATAAAATATAAATAATATTTATAAAAAAGAAAATAATCATATATGGGTCGTGCAGGATTTGAACCTGCGACCAATTGATTAAAAGTCAACTGCTCTACCAACTGAGCTAACGACCCTATATTTTATGGGTGATGACGGACTTGAACCGCCGACAACCTCCTTGTAAGGGAGGGACTCTACCAACTGAGCTAATCACCCTAAAAAATAAATATACTCTATGCTATATTTATTTATATAAATAAGTCAACATTTATTTTAAAAAAAATAATATATATATTATAAATCATATATAATAATTAATATTTAAAAAATATAAAAAATATAATATGAAAATTATAACACGTTTTGCACCTAGTCCAAGTGGTTATTTACATATAGGAAATATACGTACTGCATTATATTCCTGGTTATTTGCAAGAAAAAATAATGGAATATTTATTTTAAGAATAGAAGATACTAATGCAAAAAAAATTCAAAATAATTTTCTTGAAAATATTGTTAATAGTCTAAAATGGTTAAATATTGATTGGGATAAAGGTCCTTATTTACAAAGTACTAAATTAAATACATACAAAAAAATTATTAATAATATGTTAAATAAAGGTATAGCTTATAAATGTTATTGTTCTAAATCATTACTTAAAAAGGATAAAGAAAAACAAATATTATTAGGCATTAAAACAAAATACAATGGTAGATGTCGTAATAATACAATTAAACAAAATATACCATATGTAGTAAGATTTCGTATGCCACATATTGGTTCTACTACTTTTAAAGATCTTGTTAGGGGCAATATTACTATTAATAATATAGAATTAGATGATTTTATTATACAAAGAAGTGATGGCACACCCACATATAATTTTTGTGTTGTTATTGATGATTTAGATATGAATATTACTCATATTATTAGAGGAGAAGAACATATTAATAATACCCCTAAACAAATTAACATAATTAAAGCATTAAATAAACCAATACCATATTATGTACATGTTTCTATTATTACAAATAAATTTGGTAAAAAAATTTCTAAAAAACATCAAGATATTAATATATTACAATATAAAAAAGATGGATATCTACCACAAGCATTATTAAATTATATTTTAAGATTAGGATGGTCATATGGTAATAAGGAAATTTTTACATTACAAGAAATGAAACAATTATTTAGTTTAAAGCAATTAAATAAATCACCTAGTATTTTTGATATAAATAAATTAAATTGGTTAAATAAATACTATTTAAAACAATTATCTAAAGATTATATGATGAATTATTTAATAAATTTTTGTAAAAATAAAAATTTTGATATAAATAATGGACCAACTATACAAAATATTTATGATATTTTTTATAATAGATGTAATACATTACAAGAAATTAATAATTTATGTCTTATTTTTTATACTAAACCTAATTATAAAACTAATAATCAATCATTATTATTTTTAAATCAAAATACTAAATATATTTTAAAAACAATATACATGTCTTTTATATCTATACAACAATGGTCTATTATTAATATTAATTTAACAATAAAACAAATAACTAAAGAACTAAATTTATCTTTTTCTAAAATTGCTATGCCATTACGTTTTGTAATTACTGGATCTAATATTAGTCCACCAATCCATGAAATTATATATTTAATGGGTAAAAATAAAACTATCAAACATATAATAAATGCTATAAATTTTATTAATAAAAAATAAAATAAATGTATTATATAATGATTATCTTCCAAATATAATTAATCATTATTTATGATTTAATTACGTAATCTAGGTTGTATAAATTGTTTTTTTATAGAATTAGATAATTCATCTAATGAGGAATATTCAAAATGTTCATTTAGAGGTTCGCCTGATAATTGTAATTCAGATAAATAAGTATGTATAGGATATCCTGATGCATCTTCCATAACTACATGATACCATGGTTTATTGCATAATATTATATTATCTGTAATATCATTAATTTTAGGATCATTTAGAGAATATATTGGATCAACATCAATAATGACTCCTATAAAACCTAATAATTTATGTCTGACTTGTTGACCAATACCAAATTTACTGGTAATCATCATTAATTTATCTCCTTTGTTATAATAAAATTATAATATTAAAAACATAAAATTCATAATATATAATATATTATATATTATCATTATGTTTATAAGTAAAGAATATTAGTTTATATTTTTTATTTAAATAAATTATTTTATATATATATTTTAAAGTGTATTTTTAAGGAAAATATAATGACACGACCTATTGCTGCAATTATTAATACTAAAAATATACAACATAATTTAAATGTGATACGTAATTTAGTTTTTCCATCTAAAATTTGGTCTGTATTAAAAGCTAATGCTTATGGACATGGTATAAATAATATTTGGAAAAGTTTAATATTAACAGATGGTTTTGCTGTATTAAATTTATCAGAAGCTATATTTTTAAGAAAAAAATATCATAATAAACCAATTTTATTATTAGAAGGATTTTTTAATATTAATGATTTATATTTAATATATAAATATAATTTAACAATAACTATACATAGTAATTGGCAGTTAGATATTTTAATTAATTATCAACCTAAATATCCTATAAATATATATATTAAAATTAATACAGGAATGAATAGATTAGGTTTTAAAATAAATAATATTCATAATATAATTTATATTATAAAAAAAAAAATTAATATAAAAAATATTGCTTTTTTAGCACATTTTGCTGACTGTTCGAAACATTCACATTATTTATTTCAAGAATTAAATATTATAAAAAAAACAATTGACCATTATACATACACGCGTTCTTTTGCTAATTCTGCAGCTATATTATGGCATGAATTTATGCATTATGATTGGGTTAGATGTGGTATTTTATTATATGGTGCTTCACCAACAAGTAAATGGGAAGATATTAAAAATCTATCTATTAAACCGGTTATGACTTTACAAAGTAAAATTATAGGAATACAAAAATTAATGCCAGGAGAAACTGTAGGATATAATCATCAATATTGTACAAATAAAAAACGGAGAATAGGAATTATAGCTTGTGGTTATGGTGATGGTTATCCTAAAAATATTTCTAATAATACATCTATTTTAATTCATGGTACAATAACTAAGATATTAGGTACTGTTACTATGGATATGATAGCTGTCGATTTATTTAATATTCCTACTGCAAAAATAGGAACTAAAGTAGAATTATGGGGTGATAATATTAAAATTGACAATATTGCTCAATCTGCTAATACTATTAGTTATGAATTAATGTGTGCAATTTCATCAAGAGTGCCAAGAATAATTAAATAAAATTATTAACAAAAATATATGTACTAATTTTTTTATTTAGATATAATATTTTTTATTTGATTTTCATCTATACGTTCAAATAAAACTACAAACTTATTAATTTGATGATTTAATAAAGGTATATGAATATCTTTAAAACTTAATATAGTATTTAAAAATATTTCAGTTTTTTTAGATAAATCAGGCATAATAGGTTTAATATATATCATAATAATACGAAACATATTAATAGCTAATGAACAAATATTATGTGTTAAATGCTGATTTTTCTTAATAGTTATCCAAGGTTTATGTGTATCTATATATTTATTTGCAATATCAGCTAAACATAATATTTCTTGAATAACATGACTAAATTGTCTTTGAATAAAATATGTATGAATAATTTGAGATGAATTAACAAATTGTAAATATATTTTCATATCTATATATTTAGATATTGTATTATAAAAATAATTATTAATGAAATATGATGTTCTAGATGCTATATTAACAATTTTATTCACAATATCAGAATTAACTTTATAAGCAATATCATTTAAATTTAAATCTATATCATCAATATTATTTGAAATTTTAGTTGCATAATAATAACGTAAACTATCAGCATTAATATATTGTAACCATTTTTTAGCTGTAATAAAGGTACCTTGTGATTTGGACATTTTATAACCATTTAAAGTTACATGACCATGAATAAATAATTTTGTAGGTTTTCTAAAATAACTACCTTCTAAAATAGCAGGCCAAAATAAACTATGAAAATAAATAATATCTTTTCCAATAAAATGATATAATTCTGTAATAGAATTAGTTTTCCACCATTCATAGAAACATAATTTTTTGTTTTTAGAACAAAAATTATAAAATGTACTAATATATCCAATAGGTGCATCTAACCAAACATAAAAATATTTATCTGTAGTATTAGGTATATTAAACCCAAAGTATGGTTTATCTCGTGTAATATCCCATGATTTTAAAGAAGCATTAAACCATTCTAATACTTTATTTATTACTATATCTTCTAATACTCCTGACATAATCCAAGTTTTTAAAATATTAAATAATTTATTTAAAATAAAAAAATAATGTTCTGATTTACGTATTATAGGAATAGTTCCAGATAATATTGATATAGGCTTAATTAATGCTATAGATTCATAATTACGTCCACAATTATTACAATGGTCACCATTTTGTTTAATACTATAACAAAATGGACATGTACCTTGTACTAATCTATCTGGTAAAAATATATTATATTTTTTATCATATAATTGATCTACTATTTTTTTTTTAATTAATTTGTTTTTTTTTAAACGATTAAAAATTAGTTTAGAAAAAAAATAATTTTCTTGACTGTGTGTTGTATGATAATTATCATAACTGATATAAAAATTTTTTAAATCTTTTATATGTTGAGTAAATATTTTATTAATCATACGTTCTGGTTGAATATTAGATGCTTTAGCTTTTAACATAATAGGTGTACCGTGTGCATCATCAGCACTAATAAAATATATTTCATCACCACACATACGACGATATCTTACCCAAATATCTGCTTGAATATGTTCTAACATATGTCCAAGATGTATAGGACCATTAGCATATGGTAATGCACAAGTTACTAATATTTTTTTTGATTGCATATTATTTTAGTAAATATTATTAAGTAATTTTATATATGTTTTAATACAAAACTGTATAAGTATATGATTATATCCAGGATATAATAAATATACAGAAAATACAAAATATATATAACAAAAAAATTTTTCTGTAAATAAATGTCTTGTTATAATAGGTAATTTAAAACGTATTTTTAATGGCCATAGTAATAGTACACCATGTGGAGTTATTATATCAGCAATAATATGAGTACAATATCCTATAATCAATCCTAATTGAATATCCATTTTCAGAAAAATAATTTTATTAGATATTATTTGTAATATATAATATATTAAATATATAGCACATAAACTATGTGTAAAACCTCTATGATTAAATAGTTTTGTAATAATATAAGAAAAGTATTTTAATTTTTTGCTTATAATAGATTTAGAATGATCAATATCAGGCAATAAACAAGTAATTATAGATATAGGAATAATACGCCACCAATCATCATGATGCATAAATTGTGAACATATAAAATGTTGTATTAAAAAACTTGTAGAAATAGTAAAAAATAAATGTCCTTGTGTTGTCATGATTTTTTTTATTATATTTTATGAAATAATTTTTACAATAATATTATTATTTACATCAATTTTTTCAATCATAACTTTTATATAATCAGTTACTTTATATAATATTTTATTGTTATATAAAATTTTACCTTGCATAGGTAATATAAT
This window contains:
- the metG gene encoding methionine--tRNA ligase: MQSKKILVTCALPYANGPIHLGHMLEHIQADIWVRYRRMCGDEIYFISADDAHGTPIMLKAKASNIQPERMINKIFTQHIKDLKNFYISYDNYHTTHSQENYFFSKLIFNRLKKNKLIKKKIVDQLYDKKYNIFLPDRLVQGTCPFCYSIKQNGDHCNNCGRNYESIALIKPISILSGTIPIIRKSEHYFFILNKLFNILKTWIMSGVLEDIVINKVLEWFNASLKSWDITRDKPYFGFNIPNTTDKYFYVWLDAPIGYISTFYNFCSKNKKLCFYEWWKTNSITELYHFIGKDIIYFHSLFWPAILEGSYFRKPTKLFIHGHVTLNGYKMSKSQGTFITAKKWLQYINADSLRYYYATKISNNIDDIDLNLNDIAYKVNSDIVNKIVNIASRTSYFINNYFYNTISKYIDMKIYLQFVNSSQIIHTYFIQRQFSHVIQEILCLADIANKYIDTHKPWITIKKNQHLTHNICSLAINMFRIIMIYIKPIMPDLSKKTEIFLNTILSFKDIHIPLLNHQINKFVVLFERIDENQIKNIISK
- a CDS encoding metal-dependent hydrolase — translated: MTTQGHLFFTISTSFLIQHFICSQFMHHDDWWRIIPISIITCLLPDIDHSKSIISKKLKYFSYIITKLFNHRGFTHSLCAIYLIYYILQIISNKIIFLKMDIQLGLIIGYCTHIIADIITPHGVLLLWPLKIRFKLPIITRHLFTEKFFCYIYFVFSVYLLYPGYNHILIQFCIKTYIKLLNNIY
- the hspQ gene encoding heat shock protein HspQ; its protein translation is MMITSKFGIGQQVRHKLLGFIGVIIDVDPIYSLNDPKINDITDNIILCNKPWYHVVMEDASGYPIHTYLSELQLSGEPLNEHFEYSSLDELSNSIKKQFIQPRLRN
- the gltX gene encoding glutamate--tRNA ligase; the protein is MKIITRFAPSPSGYLHIGNIRTALYSWLFARKNNGIFILRIEDTNAKKIQNNFLENIVNSLKWLNIDWDKGPYLQSTKLNTYKKIINNMLNKGIAYKCYCSKSLLKKDKEKQILLGIKTKYNGRCRNNTIKQNIPYVVRFRMPHIGSTTFKDLVRGNITINNIELDDFIIQRSDGTPTYNFCVVIDDLDMNITHIIRGEEHINNTPKQINIIKALNKPIPYYVHVSIITNKFGKKISKKHQDINILQYKKDGYLPQALLNYILRLGWSYGNKEIFTLQEMKQLFSLKQLNKSPSIFDINKLNWLNKYYLKQLSKDYMMNYLINFCKNKNFDINNGPTIQNIYDIFYNRCNTLQEINNLCLIFYTKPNYKTNNQSLLFLNQNTKYILKTIYMSFISIQQWSIININLTIKQITKELNLSFSKIAMPLRFVITGSNISPPIHEIIYLMGKNKTIKHIINAINFINKK
- the alr gene encoding alanine racemase, encoding MTRPIAAIINTKNIQHNLNVIRNLVFPSKIWSVLKANAYGHGINNIWKSLILTDGFAVLNLSEAIFLRKKYHNKPILLLEGFFNINDLYLIYKYNLTITIHSNWQLDILINYQPKYPINIYIKINTGMNRLGFKINNIHNIIYIIKKKINIKNIAFLAHFADCSKHSHYLFQELNIIKKTIDHYTYTRSFANSAAILWHEFMHYDWVRCGILLYGASPTSKWEDIKNLSIKPVMTLQSKIIGIQKLMPGETVGYNHQYCTNKKRRIGIIACGYGDGYPKNISNNTSILIHGTITKILGTVTMDMIAVDLFNIPTAKIGTKVELWGDNIKIDNIAQSANTISYELMCAISSRVPRIIK